The proteins below come from a single Myxococcales bacterium genomic window:
- a CDS encoding lytic transglycosylase domain-containing protein, whose amino-acid sequence MTVRRFLGALAVLFFLQTLVAAEAGDGPRIINDRNTVWHFTNLVPDGRERYLIEEQRNAADARAEQRLAFGHQEMIGLISDVALRHGLEPELLCAVAWTESRFRPYVTSPMGAQGLMQLMPQTARKFGVRDSMNPQESAEGGARYMRFLMEMYDNDLELALAAYNAGTGAVRKGRPLPRNLETISFVRNVLTMRDHFRNR is encoded by the coding sequence ATGACGGTCAGGCGCTTCCTAGGCGCCCTCGCGGTGTTGTTTTTTCTTCAGACCTTGGTGGCCGCCGAGGCCGGCGATGGCCCACGGATCATCAACGATCGCAACACCGTATGGCACTTCACGAATCTGGTGCCGGACGGGCGAGAACGGTATCTGATCGAAGAGCAGCGGAACGCGGCCGATGCGCGGGCCGAGCAGCGGTTGGCTTTCGGTCACCAGGAAATGATCGGTTTGATCAGCGACGTGGCTCTTCGGCACGGTCTGGAACCCGAACTGTTGTGCGCGGTGGCTTGGACGGAGTCGCGTTTTCGTCCTTACGTGACCTCGCCGATGGGTGCGCAGGGGCTGATGCAGCTCATGCCGCAAACGGCCCGCAAGTTCGGGGTGCGGGATTCGATGAACCCGCAGGAATCCGCCGAGGGCGGCGCGCGTTACATGCGTTTTCTCATGGAAATGTATGATAATGATCTGGAATTGGCCCTGGCCGCGTACAACGCGGGAACGGGCGCGGTTCGCAAGGGTCGGCCCTTGCCGCGCAATCTGGAAACGATCAGCTTCGTGCGTAACGTCTTGACGATGCGCGACCATTTCAGGAACCGGTAA